A window of Hevea brasiliensis isolate MT/VB/25A 57/8 chromosome 14, ASM3005281v1, whole genome shotgun sequence contains these coding sequences:
- the LOC131172976 gene encoding uncharacterized mitochondrial protein AtMg00810-like, which yields MHLLVLLYVDDMIITGDNEVEISMLKNELSVRFEMKNLGEVGCFLSLEVEKSDQGYFISQKRYAEELLQHFGMGGSKEKATPMEPHLKLMKNEGQELKDAGKFRQLVGSLIYLTTTRPEIAYSVGVISQFMQNPRTSHLDAAKRILRYFKGTTNYDLLYKKESSFLLKGYTDPDWAGNANDRRSTSGYYFSVGSAAISWCSKKQPTVALSSTEAEYMAATMATQECVWLKHLMGDISGAVDYAVQIQCDNESAVRLAANPVFHARTKHIEVRHHYIREKVLDREIELKGISTLDQVADIFTKALGKAKF from the coding sequence ATGCATCTGTTGGTTCtattgtatgtggatgatatgataatTACTGGAGATAATGAAGTTGAGATTTCTATGTTGAAAAATGAGCTATCAGTTCGTTTTGAGATGAAAAACTTGGGAGAGGTTGGCTGTTTTCTTAGTCTAGAAGTAGAAAAATCAGATCAAGGGTACTTTATTTCTCAAAAAAGATATGCAGAGGAACTTTTACAGCATTTTGGCATGGGGGGGTCAAAAGAAAAAGCCACTCCAATGGAGCCACATCTCAAGCTAATGAAGAATGAAGGACAGGAGTTAAAAGATGCTGGAAAATTCAGACAACTTGTTGGTAGTTTAATTTATTTAACTACCACAAGACCTGAGATTGCATATTCAGTTGGTGTCATTTCCCAATTTATGCAAAATCCAAGAACTTCACATTTAGATGCTGCTAAGAGGATTCTACGATATTTTAAGGGAACTACTAATTATGATCTTTTGTATAAGAAAGAAAGTAGTTTTTTGTTGAAAGGATACACTGACCCAGACTGGGCAGGCAATGCAAATGATCGTCGATCAACTTCAGGATACTATTTTAGTGTTGGTTCTGCTGCTATTTCATGGTGTAGCAAGAAGCAACCCACTGTTGCTCTGTCCAGCACTGAAGCTGAATATATGGCAGCAACAATGGCAACGCAAGAATGTGTTTGGCTGAAGCATTTGATGGGAGATATTTCTGGTGCAGTTGATTATGCTGTACAAATTCAATGTGACAATGAGAGTGCTGTTAGACTTGCTGCAAATCCAGTCTTTCATGCACGAACAAAACACATTGAAGTTCGTCATCATTACATTCGAGAGAAGGTGCTGGATCGAGAAATTGAGCTGAAGGGAATTTCCACACTAGATCAAGTTGCTGACATATTTACAAAGGCCTTAGGGAAGGCTAAGTTTTAA